The Sorangiineae bacterium MSr11367 genome window below encodes:
- a CDS encoding M23 family metallopeptidase: MKFAVGALFVVVTTSLGAAAGPLSPLRIRTVDVPRTPGEAVETACAEGLLPDGEACVHLPADDEAEDAVIATNAHRERSGRWAIYDQIPRRPDRPADYELYRYPVAPGLAGGRTVVSGYDLDRPNESQRRGATLRATGHGGVDLPGPRGTEIKVVALEHQQGDADVVFVGQLFGTSVVTRHTIREAGQLRDYVVLYGHLASAAPGLVAGTTVHEGDLLGLMGDTGSPELVHLHLEVRRVRDGLDIATKAGGQLMESAVSIVCDPRNVLPFK; this comes from the coding sequence ATGAAATTTGCAGTAGGTGCTCTCTTCGTCGTGGTCACGACATCGCTTGGGGCTGCCGCCGGGCCGCTCTCTCCGCTGCGCATTCGAACGGTCGACGTGCCGCGTACGCCGGGTGAAGCGGTGGAGACGGCATGCGCGGAGGGGCTGCTCCCGGACGGCGAAGCCTGCGTCCATTTGCCCGCGGACGACGAGGCCGAGGACGCCGTCATCGCGACCAATGCCCACCGCGAACGCAGTGGCCGCTGGGCCATCTACGATCAGATCCCGCGGCGTCCCGATCGACCGGCCGACTACGAGCTGTATCGGTACCCTGTGGCTCCGGGGCTGGCGGGCGGAAGGACCGTGGTGAGCGGTTACGATTTGGATCGCCCGAACGAGTCGCAGCGGCGCGGTGCCACGTTGCGGGCGACGGGCCATGGCGGCGTCGATCTTCCGGGGCCGCGCGGAACGGAGATCAAGGTGGTGGCGCTCGAGCACCAGCAGGGCGACGCCGACGTGGTGTTCGTCGGGCAGCTCTTTGGCACCAGCGTGGTCACGCGGCACACGATTCGGGAGGCGGGCCAGTTGCGCGACTACGTCGTGCTCTACGGACACCTTGCTTCGGCCGCGCCCGGCCTCGTGGCCGGCACCACGGTGCATGAGGGCGATCTTCTCGGATTGATGGGGGACACCGGTTCGCCGGAGTTGGTGCACCTGCACCTGGAGGTGCGCCGCGTCCGCGATGGTCTCGACATCGCCACCAAAGCCGGCGGGCAGCTCATGGAGAGTGCGGTCAGCATCGTGTGCGATCCACGCAACGTGCTGCCCTTCAAATAG
- a CDS encoding class I SAM-dependent methyltransferase: MTEAIDPPSLGPRRIDQGLSAEQAAEFDSPAVSGYLAPFVQLALEHLEHHPSFTRTRIADVAQASEPARVVHLCARTGFLHAGIRRVLPGARIYGTDPSADAIARAPSGPDGEYTVVPSLPTPFTDGWFSHGITVHPGGSVGDRARLLAEYRRILWPTAQVVLAVPLRGSFTELGDLLREYALKHDAPDVEAAVTGAASLRPGAEGLANELSRAGFEQVTVTTKTITLTFANGQALISDTAMRLLVLPELEQNLGIALNKPLRYAQSAIDKYWSGGDLFELTVIAGCAAGYRRA; this comes from the coding sequence ATGACCGAGGCGATCGACCCGCCGAGCCTTGGCCCTCGTCGGATCGATCAAGGGCTGTCCGCGGAACAAGCCGCAGAGTTCGACAGCCCTGCCGTCTCGGGGTACCTCGCCCCCTTCGTGCAGCTCGCGCTCGAGCACCTCGAGCACCATCCGTCGTTCACCCGCACGCGCATCGCCGACGTCGCACAGGCCAGCGAGCCGGCACGCGTCGTTCACCTGTGCGCGCGGACCGGCTTCCTCCACGCAGGGATCCGGCGCGTACTTCCTGGGGCGCGCATCTACGGCACCGATCCTTCGGCCGATGCGATTGCGCGTGCGCCTTCGGGTCCCGACGGCGAATACACCGTCGTCCCTTCCCTGCCGACACCGTTCACCGACGGCTGGTTTTCGCACGGCATCACCGTGCACCCCGGCGGGAGCGTCGGCGATCGCGCACGCCTGCTCGCCGAGTACCGACGGATCCTTTGGCCCACCGCACAAGTCGTCCTCGCCGTGCCCCTCCGGGGTTCGTTCACCGAATTGGGCGATCTTCTGCGCGAGTACGCGCTCAAGCACGATGCGCCCGACGTGGAGGCGGCGGTCACCGGTGCGGCGTCGCTCCGACCCGGTGCGGAGGGATTGGCGAACGAGCTTTCACGCGCGGGGTTCGAGCAAGTGACGGTGACCACCAAGACGATCACCCTCACCTTCGCCAACGGCCAGGCGCTCATTTCGGACACGGCCATGCGGCTGCTGGTACTTCCCGAGCTGGAACAGAACTTGGGAATCGCGCTCAACAAGCCGCTGCGTTATGCGCAAAGCGCCATCGATAAATATTGGAGCGGGGGAGATCTTTTCGAGCTCACTGTCATCGCAGGATGCGCGGCAGGATATCGACGTGCGTAA
- a CDS encoding serine/threonine protein kinase yields MTPNKLHSSELARSLSPRDDWTQVPPSSHQPAPPDPQSASPGPSFRSVTGYLCPMCRLTFPETDVIPSHCPQDRTPLISARTWLEAQNDPMVGRTLDGRFTLLTRLGAGSMGTVYRARQHGMERDVAIKILRSDRAVDEASKARFLREARANSALVSPHTVTVFDFGQASSGELFLAMELLEGESLGQRLTRLKRLPIPLALDTAKQALRSLAEAHAKGIVHRDLKPDNLFYAKVMHGDSSDAEIIKVVDFGIAKMLGEGMGPINAIETQAGTVFGTPRYMSPEQAQAKPLDARSDLYSLGVLLYHMLTGRPPFTDDDAIIVMARHIKTPPRPLREVAPDAGIPPEIDAAVMRVLAKSPADRPATADAMANELARALESANPAAASSSGVQQVSLASVSVPTMAGSADDSLGIAGVSASHDRRRTSRGFIGGLIALLTLAVLVVVMFVRARNADTATKATNAVGPAVPTAETTGTSAPVASVLPEPAVSAASSASSASYVGSTSPVESAGANDTDASAHPRLAAPIASPARAGIGRGPTRGSSNQNGPSTTASTNKSTPPPAPSASSRYGILE; encoded by the coding sequence GTGACCCCAAACAAACTCCATTCCAGCGAGCTTGCGCGCAGCCTTTCTCCGCGCGACGATTGGACTCAGGTGCCGCCGTCGTCCCATCAGCCTGCTCCACCTGACCCGCAGTCAGCGTCGCCCGGGCCGTCGTTCCGCTCGGTCACGGGATACCTCTGCCCGATGTGCCGGCTGACGTTCCCCGAGACGGATGTGATTCCTTCGCATTGCCCGCAAGATCGCACACCGCTGATCTCGGCGCGCACGTGGCTCGAAGCGCAGAACGATCCGATGGTGGGCCGCACGCTCGACGGACGCTTCACGCTCCTCACCCGCCTCGGCGCGGGCTCGATGGGCACCGTGTACCGCGCGCGCCAGCACGGGATGGAACGCGACGTCGCGATCAAGATTTTGCGCAGCGACCGAGCCGTGGACGAGGCGAGCAAGGCTCGCTTTCTGCGCGAGGCCCGCGCCAACAGCGCCTTGGTGTCGCCGCACACGGTGACCGTGTTCGACTTCGGCCAGGCATCGAGCGGAGAGCTTTTCCTCGCGATGGAGCTGCTCGAGGGCGAATCGCTCGGACAACGCCTCACGCGTCTGAAGAGGCTGCCCATCCCCTTGGCGCTCGACACGGCGAAGCAAGCCTTGCGATCGCTCGCCGAGGCACACGCGAAGGGCATCGTCCACCGCGATCTCAAGCCGGACAACCTCTTTTACGCGAAGGTGATGCACGGCGACTCCTCCGATGCGGAGATCATCAAGGTCGTCGACTTCGGCATCGCGAAGATGCTCGGCGAGGGCATGGGCCCCATCAACGCCATCGAGACGCAGGCTGGCACGGTGTTCGGGACGCCGCGGTACATGTCCCCCGAACAAGCACAGGCCAAGCCACTCGATGCGCGCAGCGATCTCTATTCGCTGGGCGTCCTCCTCTATCACATGCTCACGGGGCGCCCGCCCTTCACCGACGATGACGCCATCATCGTGATGGCGCGCCATATCAAGACGCCGCCGCGTCCTCTGCGCGAAGTTGCGCCCGACGCGGGCATCCCGCCGGAGATCGACGCGGCGGTCATGCGCGTGCTGGCGAAAAGCCCGGCCGATCGCCCGGCCACCGCCGATGCGATGGCCAACGAGCTGGCGCGCGCACTCGAAAGCGCCAACCCTGCGGCCGCGAGTTCCAGCGGCGTGCAGCAAGTCTCACTCGCCAGCGTGTCCGTGCCGACGATGGCCGGGAGCGCGGACGACAGCCTCGGTATCGCCGGTGTTTCGGCCTCGCACGATCGACGCCGCACCTCGCGAGGATTCATCGGGGGGCTCATTGCGCTTTTGACCCTCGCCGTCCTGGTGGTGGTCATGTTCGTGCGTGCCCGCAATGCCGATACGGCCACGAAGGCCACGAACGCCGTCGGCCCGGCCGTCCCCACCGCCGAGACGACCGGCACCAGCGCGCCTGTCGCGTCGGTGTTACCGGAACCCGCGGTCTCCGCGGCTAGCTCCGCAAGCTCCGCTTCTTACGTTGGCTCCACGAGCCCCGTGGAGTCTGCCGGTGCGAACGACACGGATGCCAGCGCGCATCCGCGCCTCGCTGCGCCGATCGCATCGCCGGCACGGGCGGGGATCGGACGCGGACCAACGCGTGGATCGTCGAACCAGAACGGCCCGAGTACCACGGCGTCGACGAACAAGAGCACACCGCCACCCGCACCGAGTGCGAGCTCTCGCTACGGCATCCTCGAGTAG
- a CDS encoding NAD-dependent epimerase/dehydratase family protein — translation MLHPPAGEEGAILITGICGRLGKRLARVLHRQRLVIGVDRRAFPDKPKDVIHQQVDIRRKKLKDVFRAHAISAVVHLGIMHNPRASSGEHHAWNVAGFAKLLEYVAHFRIGKLIVLSSANVYGPQPENPQFLSEEAPLLGGANFGEIRDLIEVDMLAQSFFWKHPETDTVILRPVHILGSVRNAPSNFLRLPTIPTLLGYDPMVQVIHERDVVEAIRLAVRPGVRGVFNIAGPDPLPLSRIIKLLDRPSIPVPYSVGRSVLKRLWSLRLTNFPAPELDHIRHVCMVDDRRAREILGFRAKQSIADTVRAVDSDR, via the coding sequence GTGCTCCATCCTCCCGCCGGGGAGGAGGGCGCCATCCTCATCACCGGCATCTGCGGCCGCCTCGGCAAGCGGCTCGCCCGCGTGCTGCACCGCCAGCGCTTGGTCATCGGCGTCGACCGCCGGGCGTTCCCAGACAAGCCGAAGGACGTCATCCATCAGCAGGTGGACATCCGCCGCAAGAAGCTCAAGGACGTCTTCCGCGCGCACGCCATCTCGGCCGTCGTGCACCTCGGCATCATGCACAACCCGCGCGCGTCCTCCGGCGAGCACCACGCGTGGAACGTCGCGGGCTTCGCAAAGCTGCTCGAGTACGTCGCGCACTTCCGCATCGGCAAGCTGATCGTGCTCTCGAGCGCGAACGTCTATGGCCCTCAGCCGGAAAATCCGCAATTCCTGAGCGAAGAGGCTCCCCTTTTGGGCGGGGCCAACTTCGGCGAGATCCGCGACCTCATCGAGGTTGACATGCTCGCGCAGAGCTTCTTCTGGAAGCACCCTGAGACGGACACGGTCATCCTCCGGCCGGTGCACATCCTCGGCTCGGTCCGCAATGCACCGTCGAACTTCCTCCGCCTCCCCACGATCCCAACGCTCTTGGGCTACGACCCGATGGTGCAGGTCATCCACGAACGCGACGTGGTCGAGGCCATCCGCCTGGCCGTCCGCCCGGGCGTGCGCGGCGTGTTCAACATTGCCGGGCCGGATCCGCTGCCGCTGTCGCGCATCATCAAGCTGCTCGATCGGCCGAGCATCCCCGTTCCGTATTCGGTGGGGCGCTCGGTGTTGAAGCGCCTCTGGTCGCTGCGGCTGACCAACTTCCCTGCGCCCGAGCTCGACCACATCCGCCACGTCTGCATGGTCGACGATCGCCGGGCTCGGGAAATCTTGGGATTCCGCGCCAAGCAGTCCATCGCGGACACGGTGCGGGCGGTCGATTCCGACCGCTGA
- a CDS encoding LD-carboxypeptidase, whose translation MRFTRPAALARGDLIAVAAPASAFDRSDFDQGLAWLAERYRIRSVDPSIYEKRGYLAGNDARRRDELAAAMRDPEVKAILMARGGYGSTRIVDQLPWDAFRAKPKWIVGFSDITTFHVEATRLRIASLHASHVNAVGRMPEAAREEFQRALEGRAPPLHFPSLQPIVAGDAAGVLVGGNIALLEAMASAGRLDLPAGCILAMEDTNEAPYRLDRMLTSLRLGGYFAKASAIVLGEFTECPTGSDGVTAMDAMVSCLDALGIPVYSGAPFGHGEVNTALEFGIEVALRGGQLGQV comes from the coding sequence ATGCGTTTCACCCGCCCGGCAGCCCTCGCGCGCGGCGATCTCATTGCCGTGGCGGCACCGGCAAGCGCGTTCGACCGATCTGACTTCGACCAAGGCCTCGCATGGTTGGCCGAGCGCTACCGCATCCGCAGCGTGGATCCGTCGATTTACGAGAAGCGCGGCTACCTCGCGGGCAACGATGCGCGCCGTCGCGACGAGTTGGCGGCGGCGATGCGCGATCCCGAGGTCAAGGCGATCCTCATGGCCCGCGGTGGGTACGGTTCGACGCGCATCGTCGACCAGCTCCCCTGGGACGCGTTTCGCGCGAAGCCCAAGTGGATCGTGGGTTTCAGCGACATCACGACGTTCCATGTCGAGGCGACGCGTCTACGCATTGCCTCGCTGCATGCCTCGCACGTGAACGCCGTGGGGCGCATGCCCGAGGCGGCGCGCGAGGAGTTTCAGCGGGCTCTGGAGGGTAGGGCGCCGCCGCTCCATTTTCCGAGCTTGCAGCCCATCGTGGCGGGCGATGCGGCGGGCGTGCTCGTGGGCGGGAACATTGCGCTGCTCGAGGCCATGGCGTCGGCCGGGCGGCTCGATCTTCCGGCGGGTTGCATTCTGGCGATGGAGGACACCAACGAGGCGCCGTATCGGCTGGATCGCATGCTGACGTCGTTGCGCTTGGGCGGCTACTTCGCGAAGGCGTCGGCCATCGTCTTGGGCGAGTTCACCGAATGCCCGACGGGGTCCGATGGCGTGACGGCCATGGATGCCATGGTCTCGTGCTTGGATGCCTTGGGCATCCCGGTTTATTCGGGCGCGCCGTTCGGACACGGAGAGGTCAACACCGCCTTGGAGTTCGGCATCGAGGTCGCGTTGCGCGGGGGCCAGCTCGGGCAGGTTTGA
- a CDS encoding zinc-ribbon domain-containing protein, protein MYVQCERCQTEYDFDDALVSERGTTVKCTSCGHQFRVRRSMGAPEEDRWVISTAQGSTLIFTSLRELQRAISGNAVGRDDVLARGSAPPRQLGAIAELEPFFHGREPERRVTAPIETADAGPLAAADEAHLPVVSGVPRGTLAGTGRAGEDHFDPPTLPPTEAPNPPLPPEAGARASAAVEPTGPGRAVWKSTRIGVGSGHRSTTQVGIGQVGMGQIGMASPEAGQVDNAAQEPRPGAVTTQGVGPEGALAPTVRVPAVTNELAASPSASPSPVPPAYGTYDSRAGRSGPASGAWGERPIDPAQKMPERRFPTPTPSLEGSLPPPTAPVRRAESLDEEDFSDGRRRRSRTPLSAMVEPLPRRNRAARWFVAIVMLFGVGAIAAVFGRPYLDRISKSIALPEAEPAPDPRLGTYLKQGETALDQGNLDQAKDNFDKASALADKDPRVLIDVARLAAVRADVPWLRQRLLPDDPRAENEARANKTELDALVNAALKSADAAMAAAPNEMAAKKVKVDALRLAGEKESARALVGSASLNASQPDAAYTLAALDLSEQDPPFAIVIERLRTAAGGEGTLGRARAALVYALARSGDAALSKQELDRLAALPRPHPLLASLRAYVERGGTGVDAGAAASAAQDAGAASAASSVSAAPKGKGAAHAAAPPPAPNELQQADSAKNHNDLPRAKALYQGVLAKNPHNVEALTGMGDVARGQRDLQGAQGYYKRAIADNSAYMPALVGLGDVQWEMGDRAGATRTYKDIVERMPEGTYPHRVKQRVESTSGPSPSPEQ, encoded by the coding sequence ATGTACGTCCAGTGCGAGCGCTGCCAGACCGAGTACGATTTCGACGACGCGCTCGTCAGCGAGAGGGGGACGACCGTCAAATGCACGAGCTGCGGGCACCAGTTTCGCGTGCGGCGCAGCATGGGGGCGCCTGAAGAAGATCGATGGGTCATCTCGACGGCGCAGGGCAGCACCCTTATTTTTACGTCGCTTCGTGAATTGCAGCGCGCCATCTCGGGAAACGCCGTGGGGCGCGACGATGTGCTCGCGCGGGGCAGTGCTCCGCCGCGACAGCTTGGCGCCATTGCGGAGCTGGAGCCGTTCTTTCACGGGAGGGAGCCCGAACGCCGGGTCACCGCGCCGATCGAGACCGCCGACGCGGGGCCGCTGGCAGCTGCGGACGAGGCTCATCTGCCCGTCGTCAGCGGGGTTCCACGCGGGACGTTGGCCGGTACCGGTCGCGCCGGAGAGGACCACTTCGACCCGCCGACCTTGCCCCCGACCGAGGCCCCCAACCCACCGCTGCCCCCGGAAGCAGGCGCGCGCGCGTCGGCTGCGGTCGAACCAACCGGCCCCGGTCGGGCCGTCTGGAAGTCGACCCGCATCGGCGTCGGTTCGGGTCACCGATCCACGACGCAAGTGGGAATCGGGCAGGTCGGGATGGGTCAAATTGGCATGGCGTCGCCGGAAGCTGGCCAGGTTGACAACGCGGCGCAGGAGCCGCGGCCAGGGGCGGTGACCACCCAGGGCGTCGGGCCGGAAGGGGCGCTCGCGCCTACGGTGCGCGTTCCGGCCGTGACCAACGAGCTTGCGGCGTCGCCCAGCGCGTCGCCGTCGCCGGTGCCGCCCGCGTACGGGACGTACGACTCGCGCGCCGGCAGGAGCGGCCCCGCGAGCGGGGCCTGGGGCGAGCGGCCGATCGATCCGGCGCAGAAGATGCCCGAGAGGCGCTTTCCGACGCCCACGCCGTCGCTCGAGGGCTCCCTTCCTCCGCCCACGGCGCCGGTGCGGCGCGCAGAGTCGCTGGACGAGGAGGATTTCAGCGATGGAAGGCGCCGTCGCAGCCGCACGCCGCTGTCCGCGATGGTCGAGCCGCTGCCGCGCCGCAACCGCGCGGCGCGATGGTTCGTGGCCATCGTCATGCTGTTTGGCGTCGGTGCGATAGCGGCCGTCTTCGGGCGGCCATACCTGGATCGGATCAGCAAGTCGATCGCGCTGCCGGAGGCCGAGCCTGCGCCGGATCCTCGCCTGGGCACGTACCTCAAACAGGGCGAGACGGCGCTCGATCAAGGCAACCTCGATCAAGCGAAGGACAACTTCGACAAGGCGAGTGCCCTCGCCGACAAAGATCCGCGGGTGCTTATCGACGTGGCGCGCCTCGCAGCGGTGCGTGCGGACGTTCCCTGGCTGCGTCAGCGGCTTTTGCCCGACGATCCGCGGGCCGAGAACGAGGCCCGGGCGAACAAGACCGAGCTCGATGCCCTGGTGAACGCCGCGCTCAAGTCCGCCGATGCGGCCATGGCGGCGGCACCGAACGAGATGGCGGCCAAGAAGGTGAAGGTCGACGCCCTGCGCCTGGCCGGCGAGAAAGAATCGGCGCGCGCCTTGGTGGGAAGCGCCTCCCTCAATGCGTCGCAGCCCGATGCGGCGTACACCCTGGCGGCGCTCGATCTGTCCGAGCAAGATCCGCCGTTTGCCATCGTCATCGAGCGCTTGCGTACCGCGGCGGGCGGGGAGGGAACCCTGGGCCGTGCCCGCGCGGCGCTCGTCTATGCGCTTGCGCGCTCGGGTGACGCTGCGCTGTCCAAGCAGGAACTCGATCGCCTGGCGGCGCTTCCGCGTCCGCACCCGCTTCTCGCGTCGTTGCGTGCGTACGTCGAACGCGGCGGGACGGGCGTGGATGCAGGGGCGGCGGCGTCCGCGGCTCAGGACGCCGGCGCGGCATCCGCGGCATCCAGTGTGTCGGCCGCGCCGAAGGGCAAGGGGGCGGCGCATGCGGCTGCGCCCCCGCCGGCGCCGAACGAGTTGCAACAGGCCGACAGCGCGAAGAACCACAACGACCTGCCGCGTGCCAAGGCTCTGTACCAAGGCGTGCTGGCGAAGAATCCGCACAACGTGGAGGCGCTGACCGGCATGGGCGACGTGGCGCGCGGCCAGCGTGATTTGCAGGGCGCGCAGGGCTACTACAAGCGCGCGATCGCCGACAATTCGGCCTACATGCCCGCGCTGGTCGGCCTCGGCGACGTGCAATGGGAAATGGGGGATCGTGCTGGCGCCACCCGGACCTACAAGGATATCGTCGAGCGGATGCCGGAAGGAACGTACCCGCACCGGGTCAAGCAGCGCGTCGAAAGCACCTCCGGGCCATCGCCATCTCCCGAGCAATAA
- the dps gene encoding DNA starvation/stationary phase protection protein Dps, translated as MYKSPSHLPEDARVKIVETLNARLADGLDLHSQIKVAHWNIKGPQFAALHPLFETFAVGLANFNDGVAERAVTLGGRAYGTVRHVSKASRLPEYPQDTTRDLEHVRLLAERFETFLDGVRESRTVGEKLGDTDTVDLLTQVVTEFEKHAWFLRASLEG; from the coding sequence ATGTACAAGAGCCCCAGTCACCTGCCCGAAGATGCCCGCGTCAAGATCGTCGAGACGCTCAACGCGCGCCTGGCCGATGGCCTCGACTTGCATAGCCAGATCAAGGTCGCGCACTGGAACATCAAGGGGCCGCAGTTCGCAGCCTTGCACCCGCTGTTCGAGACGTTTGCCGTGGGCTTGGCCAACTTCAACGACGGCGTCGCCGAGCGCGCCGTCACCTTGGGCGGCCGCGCCTATGGGACCGTGCGCCACGTGTCCAAGGCGTCACGCCTGCCGGAGTACCCCCAGGACACGACGCGCGATCTGGAGCACGTGCGCCTTCTGGCCGAGCGCTTCGAGACGTTTCTCGACGGCGTCCGCGAGTCACGCACCGTGGGCGAGAAGCTCGGCGATACGGACACCGTCGATCTGCTCACGCAGGTCGTGACGGAATTCGAGAAGCACGCGTGGTTCTTGCGTGCTTCTCTCGAGGGCTAG
- a CDS encoding acyltransferase family protein, with translation MDVPANNEQASSALVRIGSAARAAWPWARRVREAAGETLDSWMSSLLGEDFAERLQRVPVSLGSSGVDPFGLDPGWTKYALASAAFLHRRYFRTDVYGANQVPTGRVLLIANHSGQIPIDGAIIGATMFMDVEPPRFVRAMVEKWSQSIPFVSTLFPRVGQVVGVPENARRLLEQGEALLVFPEGARGISKTFDRRYQLTDFGLGFMRLAIETKTPIIPIAVIGGEEQYISVGNLDTVAKLLRMPSFPVIPQFLLPGGQLPLPTKYRVYFGEPMHFTGDHDDDDAVIEEKVWLVKATIQSMLNRGIKARRSVFW, from the coding sequence ATGGACGTGCCAGCGAACAACGAACAAGCTTCCAGCGCCCTCGTGCGCATTGGATCGGCGGCGCGGGCCGCATGGCCTTGGGCGCGGCGCGTGCGCGAGGCGGCGGGGGAAACGCTCGATTCGTGGATGTCGTCGCTGCTCGGTGAGGACTTCGCCGAGCGACTGCAGCGCGTGCCGGTGTCGCTCGGTTCCTCCGGGGTCGACCCGTTCGGGCTCGACCCGGGCTGGACGAAGTACGCGCTCGCCTCCGCGGCGTTCCTCCACCGCCGTTACTTCCGCACCGACGTCTACGGCGCCAACCAAGTGCCGACCGGTCGCGTCCTGCTCATCGCGAACCACTCGGGGCAGATCCCCATCGACGGCGCGATCATCGGCGCCACCATGTTCATGGACGTCGAACCGCCGCGCTTCGTCCGCGCCATGGTCGAAAAGTGGTCGCAATCGATCCCCTTCGTTTCGACCTTGTTTCCGCGGGTGGGGCAGGTCGTCGGCGTCCCGGAAAACGCGCGCCGCCTGCTCGAACAGGGCGAGGCGCTGCTCGTCTTTCCGGAGGGCGCGCGCGGCATCTCCAAGACGTTCGACCGCCGCTACCAGCTCACCGACTTCGGCCTCGGCTTCATGCGCCTGGCCATCGAGACGAAGACGCCCATCATCCCGATTGCGGTCATCGGTGGCGAAGAGCAATACATTTCCGTTGGCAACCTGGATACGGTTGCAAAGCTATTGCGAATGCCCTCGTTCCCGGTCATTCCGCAATTCCTCTTGCCGGGCGGGCAATTGCCGCTGCCCACGAAGTACCGCGTCTACTTCGGCGAACCCATGCACTTCACCGGCGACCACGACGACGACGACGCGGTGATCGAAGAGAAAGTGTGGCTCGTCAAAGCCACCATTCAATCCATGCTCAACCGCGGCATCAAAGCCCGACGCAGCGTCTTTTGGTGA
- a CDS encoding LysR substrate-binding domain-containing protein, with protein MTAPHPFSLRQLQYVVAVADQLSFRRAAEHCHVSQPSLSAQLAQLEEAVGVQLFERDRRRVLPTAAGQALVERARRVLLEADDLVEAAKRVADPLDGTLRIGVIPTVSPYLLPRLTPRLRRKFERLTVAWVEDKTDVLVKSLNGGNLDAALLALEADIGEVEHDVIAKDPFFLVAPPEHPLAKKSAPAGRAELRDAGVLLLDDGHCMREQALDFCSRANARELEFRATSLPTLVQMVAGGSGVTLLPALSIPTETHRARLRVRSFVDPAPSRTIALVWRKRSPLSLALHKLAAVLREAYPVTRAR; from the coding sequence ATGACGGCACCGCACCCATTTTCGTTGCGCCAGCTTCAATACGTGGTGGCCGTGGCCGACCAGCTCTCCTTCCGTAGGGCCGCCGAGCACTGCCATGTGTCGCAACCCTCGCTCAGCGCCCAGCTCGCCCAACTCGAGGAGGCCGTCGGCGTGCAGCTCTTCGAGCGCGATCGCCGGCGGGTCTTGCCAACCGCCGCCGGGCAGGCCCTGGTCGAACGCGCCCGCCGCGTGCTGCTCGAGGCCGACGATCTCGTGGAGGCGGCCAAGCGCGTGGCCGATCCTTTGGACGGCACCTTGCGCATCGGGGTCATCCCCACCGTCTCGCCGTACCTGCTTCCACGGCTCACGCCGCGGCTGCGGCGCAAGTTCGAGCGGCTCACGGTGGCGTGGGTCGAGGACAAGACCGACGTCCTCGTGAAGAGCTTGAACGGCGGCAACTTGGACGCCGCACTCCTTGCCCTCGAGGCCGACATCGGCGAGGTGGAGCACGACGTCATCGCGAAGGACCCGTTCTTCCTCGTCGCGCCCCCGGAGCATCCGCTGGCCAAAAAATCGGCCCCGGCCGGCCGCGCGGAGCTGCGGGATGCCGGCGTCCTCCTTCTCGACGATGGCCATTGCATGCGCGAGCAAGCGCTCGATTTCTGCTCCCGAGCCAACGCGCGCGAGCTCGAGTTTCGCGCCACCAGCCTGCCCACGCTCGTGCAGATGGTGGCGGGCGGCTCCGGCGTCACCTTGCTCCCTGCCCTCTCCATCCCAACCGAAACGCACCGCGCGCGCCTGCGCGTTCGTTCCTTCGTCGATCCGGCCCCGTCGCGCACGATTGCGCTCGTCTGGCGCAAACGCTCGCCGCTCTCGCTGGCATTGCACAAGCTCGCGGCGGTGCTCCGCGAGGCATACCCCGTCACACGCGCGCGCTGA